One window from the genome of Microcoleus sp. FACHB-68 encodes:
- the crtR gene encoding beta-carotene hydroxylase, translating into MSQHRQPLTVPKEFLGPPGDLNPTLLMFVASVVMFFSSHTGYWFWNWPGWCCFCINVLAAHMAGTVIHDACHNVAHRNRITNAVLGHGSALILGFSFPVFTRVHLQHHAHVNDPKNDPDHFVSTGGPLWLIAARFFYHEIFFFTRRLWQKNELLEWFLSRLVFFSVVYFACQHDLFSYFLTYWGLPTLVVGITLGLFFDYLPHRPFEERSRWKNARVYPNKVLNVLIMGQNYHLVHHLWPSVPWYYYESAYWAMKPLLDEKGCAQSLGLLKGKDFLGFLYDLFFGIRFHHFLPARKEMEKVQ; encoded by the coding sequence ATGTCGCAGCACCGGCAGCCGCTGACAGTTCCGAAAGAATTCCTCGGCCCTCCGGGCGACTTGAATCCCACGCTACTGATGTTTGTGGCGTCAGTCGTAATGTTCTTCAGTTCCCACACCGGCTATTGGTTTTGGAACTGGCCGGGGTGGTGTTGCTTTTGTATTAATGTGCTTGCGGCACACATGGCCGGCACAGTGATTCACGATGCCTGTCATAACGTTGCCCACCGCAACCGCATCACCAACGCAGTTTTAGGGCATGGTAGCGCCTTGATTTTGGGTTTTTCCTTTCCGGTATTCACCCGCGTCCACCTACAGCATCACGCCCATGTGAATGACCCGAAAAACGACCCGGATCACTTTGTTTCCACCGGCGGCCCACTTTGGTTGATTGCTGCTCGTTTTTTCTATCACGAAATCTTCTTTTTCACAAGGCGTCTGTGGCAGAAAAATGAGCTGTTGGAATGGTTTTTGAGCCGGCTGGTGTTCTTCTCTGTGGTTTATTTCGCCTGCCAGCACGATTTATTTAGCTATTTTCTCACTTACTGGGGATTACCCACATTAGTTGTGGGAATCACACTCGGTTTATTTTTTGATTATCTGCCTCATCGGCCTTTTGAAGAACGCAGCCGGTGGAAAAATGCCAGAGTTTACCCCAACAAGGTTCTAAATGTCCTGATTATGGGGCAAAATTATCATTTAGTTCATCATTTATGGCCTTCGGTTCCTTGGTATTACTACGAGTCAGCTTACTGGGCGATGAAGCCTTTGTTAGATGAAAAAGGTTGCGCTCAAAGTTTGGGATTGCTGAAAGGAAAAGACTTTTTGGGTTTCCTTTATGATCTTTTCTTCGGAATTCGATTTCATCACTTTTTGCCGGCTCGAAAGGAAATGGAAAAGGTGCAATAA
- a CDS encoding GAF domain-containing protein, with the protein MTITNSWFNRLSSVFPFPNQAQASQIGDPQQQSALLRKIIDRIRNSLELKVVLQTAVNEVGSLLQVERCSFLWYYNDTQRVQVVCERLGSNQKPSQLGYYPLESFGAAATAIAEGALIINYGPESNPAGVSAVARLMSWLPLRKTPPAASGSQNSQPQTSCQLLGAVANLLVPVKSQSGWIGFIACLCEQPRQWSAEEIEFLQSMAQQLEIAIRQAQLYEQTQKQAARERLVNQITTQTRQSLNLETILTEAIAQLMEALKADRCLVHLVEDLEDGKLSYPLSEEDVDAAAEGVAFRRRHLFEVCRDPFSPSVHEFDTHGPISQWVIEHRQLVAISDVAQDPRIGSNNAEYKRAKIQSSLVVPVQANGQLHAILYLNQCSHTRYWSKNDRDLAQAVADQLAISIHQAYLYAQAHAAAATATAQAQQLGQLLHDLQQSQAQLIQTEKMSSLGQLVAGVAHEINNPVNFIYGNLNYANNYIKELLQLVMLYQKHYPHPVSEIEEMTEEIDLDFLNEDLPKLLASMKMGADRIRQIVLSLRNFSRLDQAEMKRVDLHEGLDNTLLILQNRLKAHGAYPGVEVVKEYGQLPQVECYAGQMNQVFMNILSNAIDALEESVLSGYWKTGKLTESASPTIWIHTEISHPNYVTVRIADNGPGMSESVRSRLFDPFFTTKPVGKGTGLGLSISYQIVVDKHGGAIVCLSEPGQGTEFRIDIPVGPALKQCEVPAELKSVAGVSA; encoded by the coding sequence ATGACAATTACTAACTCTTGGTTCAATCGGTTATCCTCCGTCTTTCCTTTCCCCAATCAAGCACAGGCAAGTCAAATTGGAGATCCGCAACAGCAAAGCGCTCTGTTACGCAAAATTATAGACCGCATCCGCAACTCGCTGGAGTTGAAAGTGGTATTGCAAACCGCAGTGAATGAAGTGGGCAGTTTACTGCAAGTGGAACGCTGTAGTTTTCTTTGGTATTACAACGATACACAGCGGGTGCAAGTGGTGTGCGAACGGCTTGGCAGCAATCAAAAACCGTCTCAATTAGGATACTATCCCCTAGAAAGCTTTGGGGCAGCGGCAACGGCGATTGCTGAGGGGGCTTTAATTATTAATTATGGGCCAGAAAGCAACCCGGCTGGTGTGAGTGCAGTGGCGCGATTAATGTCTTGGTTGCCGCTTCGCAAAACACCACCGGCAGCAAGCGGATCGCAGAATTCCCAGCCGCAAACGTCGTGTCAATTGCTGGGCGCTGTTGCTAATTTGTTGGTGCCGGTGAAAAGTCAATCCGGCTGGATCGGCTTTATTGCCTGTTTATGTGAACAACCCCGGCAGTGGAGTGCAGAGGAAATTGAGTTTCTTCAGTCAATGGCGCAACAACTAGAAATTGCGATTCGCCAAGCTCAACTGTATGAGCAAACGCAAAAACAAGCCGCGCGTGAGCGGTTGGTTAACCAAATTACCACCCAAACCCGTCAGAGTTTAAATCTGGAAACGATTTTAACTGAGGCAATCGCCCAGCTAATGGAAGCGCTGAAGGCAGATCGCTGCTTGGTGCATTTAGTTGAGGATCTTGAAGACGGGAAGTTGAGTTACCCACTTTCGGAAGAGGATGTGGATGCAGCAGCGGAGGGAGTCGCCTTTAGACGCCGGCATCTGTTTGAAGTTTGCCGAGATCCGTTTTCTCCCTCTGTGCATGAATTTGACACGCATGGGCCAATTAGTCAGTGGGTGATTGAACACCGGCAACTGGTAGCAATCTCGGATGTGGCGCAAGATCCTCGCATCGGCAGTAATAATGCTGAGTATAAACGGGCGAAAATTCAATCTTCTCTCGTCGTGCCGGTGCAGGCAAACGGTCAACTGCACGCAATTTTGTATCTCAATCAATGTTCGCACACGCGCTATTGGTCTAAAAATGATCGGGACTTAGCGCAAGCAGTGGCGGATCAATTGGCGATTTCTATTCATCAAGCTTATCTCTACGCTCAAGCACACGCTGCGGCTGCCACAGCAACGGCTCAAGCCCAACAATTAGGGCAACTGCTTCATGATTTGCAGCAAAGTCAGGCGCAATTAATTCAAACAGAAAAAATGTCAAGTCTCGGTCAGTTGGTGGCGGGAGTGGCGCACGAAATCAACAACCCCGTAAATTTTATCTACGGCAATCTTAACTATGCGAACAATTACATCAAAGAGTTGTTACAACTGGTGATGCTTTACCAAAAGCATTATCCCCATCCAGTGTCTGAAATTGAGGAGATGACAGAAGAGATTGACCTTGATTTCTTGAATGAAGATTTACCAAAACTGCTGGCGTCGATGAAAATGGGGGCTGATCGAATTCGCCAGATTGTGTTGTCCCTGCGGAATTTTTCACGACTTGACCAAGCGGAAATGAAGCGGGTAGATTTGCATGAAGGGCTGGATAATACGCTGTTAATTTTGCAAAACCGGCTCAAGGCTCATGGGGCATATCCGGGTGTTGAAGTGGTGAAGGAATACGGTCAGTTGCCGCAAGTCGAGTGTTATGCCGGCCAAATGAATCAGGTATTTATGAATATCCTCAGCAATGCCATTGATGCGCTTGAAGAATCAGTGCTGAGTGGTTATTGGAAAACCGGCAAACTCACAGAATCAGCCAGTCCGACGATTTGGATTCACACAGAGATATCGCACCCCAATTATGTGACGGTGCGGATTGCGGATAATGGGCCGGGGATGAGTGAAAGCGTAAGATCGCGATTGTTTGACCCGTTTTTCACGACAAAGCCGGTGGGCAAAGGTACGGGATTGGGTTTGTCTATTAGTTATCAAATTGTGGTGGATAAGCACGGCGGTGCGATTGTTTGCCTGTCAGAACCGGGACAGGGAACTGAGTTTAGAATTGATATCCCCGTCGGGCCGGCTTTGAAACAGTGTGAGGTGCCGGCAGAACTCAAATCTGTGGCAGGGGTTTCGGCTTGA